The Nitriliruptor alkaliphilus DSM 45188 genome includes a region encoding these proteins:
- a CDS encoding MurR/RpiR family transcriptional regulator, producing MTGPDLELPATVAVRSLLPSLAPAEQRVGRAVLDDPSAVAHLSITALAQRCGTSEATVVRFSRNVGFDGYPALRIALASEAGRSAAEGRSSVGLDVLPEDTLGQVVEKVGAADTRAIADTVANLDIAALARAIEVVRGARRIEIHGIGASGLVATDLEQKLRRIGIAASACTDRHAALTSAAMLAPEDVVIALSHSGETSDVIDPLEQAAAREATSIAITNFRRSSLAQVADVVLTTAVHESVYRSGAIASRVAQLTIVDCLFVGVAREDHDGTLAALDRTYLAVRPTRRDATPGGAR from the coding sequence ATGACCGGACCCGATCTCGAGCTGCCGGCAACGGTGGCGGTGCGCAGTCTGTTGCCGTCGCTCGCGCCGGCCGAGCAGCGGGTCGGTCGCGCCGTCCTCGACGATCCGTCCGCGGTCGCTCACCTCTCGATCACGGCGCTGGCGCAGCGGTGCGGCACGTCCGAGGCCACGGTGGTCCGCTTCTCGCGGAACGTCGGCTTCGACGGGTACCCCGCGCTGCGCATCGCGTTGGCGTCCGAGGCTGGTCGGAGCGCGGCGGAGGGGCGCTCCAGCGTCGGCCTGGACGTCCTGCCCGAGGACACCCTCGGGCAGGTGGTCGAGAAGGTGGGGGCCGCGGACACCCGCGCGATCGCGGACACCGTGGCCAACCTCGACATCGCGGCGCTCGCTCGTGCCATCGAGGTCGTCCGCGGCGCACGCAGGATCGAGATCCACGGGATCGGCGCATCGGGACTCGTCGCCACCGACCTCGAACAGAAGCTGCGGCGCATCGGGATCGCGGCCTCGGCCTGCACGGATCGGCACGCGGCGTTGACCTCGGCCGCCATGCTCGCACCCGAGGACGTGGTGATCGCGTTGTCGCACAGCGGTGAGACCAGCGACGTGATCGATCCGCTCGAGCAGGCAGCGGCACGGGAAGCGACCAGCATCGCGATCACGAACTTCCGGCGGTCCTCGCTGGCACAGGTGGCCGACGTCGTCCTGACCACGGCCGTCCACGAATCCGTCTACCGCTCGGGCGCGATCGCCAGCCGCGTCGCCCAGCTGACCATCGTGGACTGCCTCTTCGTGGGGGTCGCTCGGGAGGATCACGACGGGACGTTGGCAGCGCTCGATCGGACCTACCTCGCCGTGCGGCCCACGCGGCGTGACGCGACACCCGGGGGGGCCCGGTGA
- a CDS encoding exo-beta-N-acetylmuramidase NamZ family protein yields the protein MSTALPRRLAGILALALLLSLVAVSFATASPGRGNPPGPQLELGLERLVSDRLDLLAGQRVGLITNQTGATRDLEHGIDLLIAAQDDGDFELTALYGPEHGVRGGAPAGAYVPSYTDERTGLPVWSLYGPTQRPTAEMLEDVDVLLFDIQDIGARFYTYIWTMYYAMDAAAEHDKRFIVLDRPNPLGDRMDGPILDPALSSFVGLREIPLQHGMTVGELAHLFNAEFLSDPVDLDVVTMRGYHPRFFESGWDLPWVLPSPNIPTQETAWVYPGLGLIESVNVSEGRGTTKPFQWFGAPWIDETEAYALADDLNQRGLPGVTFRPMFAQPTASKHAGQFSGGLEVHVIDPSRFEAVRVGVHVLDALFSHIDEVDWREGTGCRTEAHICWIDRLSGDKDVRFQLDAGVDPDEIVDGWRQELADFRELAAPHRLYPNSGR from the coding sequence ATGTCCACCGCACTGCCACGCAGGCTGGCCGGCATCCTCGCACTCGCCCTGCTGCTGTCCCTGGTCGCCGTGTCGTTCGCCACCGCGTCCCCCGGTCGTGGCAACCCGCCCGGACCGCAGCTCGAGCTCGGGCTCGAACGCCTCGTCAGCGACCGGCTCGACCTTCTGGCGGGTCAGCGCGTCGGCCTCATCACCAACCAGACCGGCGCGACCCGCGACCTCGAGCACGGCATCGACCTGCTCATCGCCGCACAGGACGACGGCGACTTCGAGCTGACCGCCCTCTACGGACCCGAGCACGGGGTCCGCGGCGGCGCGCCCGCCGGCGCCTACGTCCCGAGCTACACCGACGAGCGCACCGGCCTGCCCGTGTGGTCGCTGTACGGGCCGACCCAGCGCCCGACCGCGGAGATGCTCGAGGATGTCGACGTGTTGCTGTTCGACATCCAGGACATCGGTGCGCGGTTCTACACCTACATCTGGACCATGTACTACGCGATGGACGCAGCCGCCGAGCACGACAAGCGGTTCATCGTCCTCGACCGTCCGAACCCCCTGGGCGACCGCATGGATGGTCCGATCCTCGACCCCGCCCTGTCCTCGTTCGTCGGTCTGCGTGAAATCCCGCTCCAGCACGGTATGACGGTCGGCGAACTGGCCCACCTGTTCAACGCCGAGTTCCTCTCCGACCCCGTCGACCTCGACGTGGTGACCATGCGCGGCTACCACCCGCGCTTCTTCGAATCTGGCTGGGATCTACCCTGGGTCCTGCCCTCCCCCAACATCCCCACGCAGGAGACCGCCTGGGTCTACCCCGGCCTCGGGCTGATCGAGTCGGTCAACGTCTCCGAGGGCCGCGGCACCACCAAGCCGTTCCAGTGGTTCGGCGCCCCGTGGATCGACGAGACCGAGGCCTACGCCCTGGCCGACGACCTCAACCAGCGTGGCCTGCCGGGGGTCACCTTCCGTCCGATGTTCGCCCAGCCGACGGCCTCCAAGCACGCCGGCCAGTTCTCGGGCGGTCTCGAGGTCCACGTCATCGACCCGTCGCGCTTCGAGGCGGTCCGGGTCGGCGTGCACGTCCTCGACGCGCTGTTCAGCCACATCGACGAGGTCGACTGGCGGGAGGGCACAGGCTGCCGGACGGAGGCGCACATCTGCTGGATCGACCGCCTCAGTGGCGACAAGGACGTGCGCTTCCAGCTCGACGCCGGCGTGGATCCGGACGAGATCGTCGATGGCTGGCGGCAGGAGCTGGCCGACTTCCGTGAGCTCGCGGCGCCGCACCGGCTCTACCCGAACAGCGGCCGCTGA
- a CDS encoding N-acetylmuramic acid 6-phosphate etherase has translation MHEPSGPTGDAETIIVDGSTELRNAATVDIDVVPTLEILELLNDEDARVPGAVRAVLPQLAELVDAAVRSYRAGGTIHYVGAGTSGRIAVLDAAELPPTFSTDPDRVVAHHAGGSLSFIAAVEGLEDDRALGEADADAVRAGDVVIGLAASGRTPYVIGALTVAAARGATTALVCSSVTATPPEGLELLLAVNTGPEAIAGSTRLKAGTAQKLVLNAFSTALMVRLGKTYSNLMVDVAPSNAKLRGRVLSILMEATGRSRDDCAERLRDADGDTKAALVSLLTDADVGEARRSLAAADGSVRGALGRLGT, from the coding sequence ATCCACGAGCCGTCGGGACCGACCGGCGACGCCGAGACCATCATCGTCGACGGCTCGACCGAGCTGCGCAACGCCGCGACCGTCGATATCGACGTGGTGCCGACCCTCGAGATCCTCGAGCTGCTCAACGACGAGGACGCGCGGGTGCCCGGCGCGGTCCGTGCGGTCCTCCCGCAGCTCGCGGAGCTGGTGGACGCCGCGGTGCGTTCGTACCGCGCGGGCGGCACGATCCACTACGTCGGCGCCGGCACCTCCGGCCGCATCGCGGTCCTGGACGCCGCCGAGCTGCCGCCGACGTTCTCCACCGACCCCGACCGGGTCGTCGCCCACCACGCGGGCGGCTCGCTCTCGTTCATCGCGGCCGTCGAGGGTCTCGAGGACGACCGGGCCCTCGGCGAGGCGGATGCCGATGCCGTGCGGGCCGGGGACGTGGTGATCGGGCTCGCGGCCAGCGGCAGGACCCCGTACGTGATCGGTGCGCTGACCGTCGCGGCCGCTCGCGGCGCGACCACGGCGCTGGTGTGCTCGTCGGTGACCGCGACGCCACCGGAGGGGCTCGAACTGCTCCTGGCCGTGAACACCGGACCCGAGGCGATCGCCGGGTCCACACGGTTGAAGGCCGGGACGGCGCAGAAGCTGGTCCTCAACGCATTCTCGACCGCCCTGATGGTGCGGTTGGGCAAGACCTACTCGAACCTCATGGTCGACGTCGCCCCGAGCAACGCCAAGCTCCGTGGGCGGGTGTTGTCGATCCTCATGGAGGCGACCGGGCGGTCGCGTGACGACTGCGCCGAACGGCTGCGGGACGCCGACGGGGACACGAAGGCGGCGCTGGTCAGCCTGCTCACCGACGCGGATGTCGGCGAGGCTCGTCGATCGCTCGCGGCCGCTGACGGCAGCGTCCGTGGGGCGTTGGGCCGGCTCGGGACGTGA